A single genomic interval of Crassostrea angulata isolate pt1a10 unplaced genomic scaffold, ASM2561291v2 HiC_scaffold_272, whole genome shotgun sequence harbors:
- the LOC128169993 gene encoding uncharacterized protein LOC128169993 → MYNVLMTLTGLRIIHLNRVNSRHLKICLHTVANGTGANFCEISYENKTTAETKYVDNAGWVYSEKEHWPKDLAGACLNSNCKVNEKCTHKRYSENAYFKCVLSDCGIPDIKGIDLSTAKREDAIGLHRRIHTSCSDGYSQSGSGRLICQSNGEWKYDIVCEEATSNLALNKPATQSSTFTGPENILNFSANLAVDGNNGTDFAVDKCSCTEGGDTNPWWLVDLQAVYFITSVRIFNRGMDKWGLDVSDRLRNVTVTEGLTESDVNTPCGFFAGPGTLSQLVVIDCPTLPQGRFVKISMITEYLTLCEVEVFGYSV, encoded by the exons atgtacaatgtattaatGACCCTAACCGGTCTCCgtataatacatttaaacaGAGTGAACTCTCGCcacttaaaaatatgtttacacaCCGTAGCGAACGGCACAG gGGCTAATTTCTGTGAAATCAGTTACGAAAATAAAACGACAGCAGAAACTAAGTACGTGGACAATGCTGGATGGGTGTACAGTGAAAAGGAGCACTGGCCAAAG GATCTGGCTGGAGCTTGTTTAAATTCAAACTGTAAAGTCAACGAGAAATGTACACACAAGAGATATTCTGAAAATGCATACTTTAAATGTGTTTTGTCAg ATTGTGGAATTCCCGATATCAAAGGAATAGATTTGAGTACAGCAAAACGTGAAGACGCCATTGGTCTACACAGGAGAATACACACCTCTTGTTCTGACGGATACTCCCAGTCTGGTTCAGGACGACTGATCTGTCAGTCAAACGGGGAGTGGAAATACGACATAGTCTGTGAAGAAG CTACTTCCAACCTTGCATTGAATAAACCTGCAACACAATCATCAACGTTTACAGGGCCAGAAAATATTCTGAACTTCTCTGCCAATTTGGCAGTTGATGGTAACAACGGTACAGACTTTGCCGTAGACAAGTGTTCATGCACAGAGGGTGGAGACACAAATCCGTGGTGGTTGGTGGATCTGCAGGCTGTGTATTTCATCACATCTGTCAGAATATTCAATAGAGGAATGGACAAGTGGGGACTAG atGTGTCAGACCGGCTGCGGAATGTTACCGTCACTGAAGGGCTGACAGAGTCAGATGTCAACACTCCCTGTGGTTTCTTTGCTGGTCCCGGTACTTTGTCACAGCTGGTCGTCATCGACTGTCCGACATTACCACAGGGGAGATTCGTAAAGATCTCCATGATAACTGAGTATCTCACTCTTTGTGAAGTTGAAGTGTTTGGATACTCTGTCTAA